A stretch of DNA from Methylobacterium sp. CB376:
CGGGCGACCGTGCGCGACGTCCTGGCGCAGCGCCGCCTCGTCGTCGAGCAGGGCCTGCGCTGAGCCGCGCGGGCGGTCCCGCGCGCCGGCCCGAGGGGCCGCGTTCAGCAATCATGGCGCAACATCGCGGCCGTACTGGCGTCTCATTGCCGTGGCGGATGACCAGGGTGATGGCGTGACGCAGCGGCGGGGTGCGGGCGGCGCCCTATACCGCCGGGACGGGACAGATCACGGGGGCGACGGGCGGGGGTGCCGTCCGGTGGGTTGAGAGGCAGCGGGTCGACGCCATGAACGAATTGTCTCCCATCCGCACCGACGACGCCGTCGAGGCGGGGTCGCGGCGGCGTCGGCGCTGGCCCTTCTGGCTCCTGGTGCTGCTCGCCCTCGCGGGGGGCGGGGTCTGGGCCTTCCGCGACTCCCTGCCGAACGGGTTCCAGTTCCAGGTGAAGCAGGCGGCCAAGCCCGAGATGGGCCGACGCGGCGGCCGGCGCTTCGCGGGCGGGGACGGGCCCCAGGCGGTCGGCGTCGCCACCGTGGTCACCGGCGAGATGCCGGTGGTGCTCTCCGGCCTCGGCACGGTGACGCCGCTCGCCACCGTCACGGTGCGCTCCCAGGTCAGCGGCTACCTCACCAGGATCGGCTTCCGCGAGGGGCAGCACGTCAGGGAAGGCGATTTCCTGGCCCAGATCGACGTGCGGCCCTACGAGGCGCTGCTCGCCCAGTACCAGGGTCAGCTCCAGCGCGACCAGGCGCTGCTGCAGAACGCGCGCCTCGACCTCACCCGCTACCAGACCCTGAACCGCCAGGATTCGATCTCCAAGCAGAACGTCGACACCCAGGCCGCCACGGTGAAGCAGTACGAGGGCGTCGTGGCCTCGGACCAGGCGCAGATCGACCAGCAGAAGCTGAACATCCAGTACGGGCGCATCACCGCGCCGGTCGACGGCCGGGTCGGCCTGCGGCAGATCGACCAGGGCAACTACGTCACGGCGGCCTCGACCAGCATCGTGGTGGTGACTCAGCTGCAGCCCATCTCGGTGCTGTTCACCCTGCCGGAGGACGTGCTGGCCCGGGTGATGGCCCGCCTGCGCGGCGGCGCGAAGTTGCCGGTGCGCATCTTCGACCGCAGCGACACGGCGGAGATCGCCAGCGGCATGCTCGACACGGTCGACAACCAGATCGACGTGACCACCGGCACCGTCAAGCTGCGGGCGCTGTTCCCGAACGCGGACGACCGGCTGTTCCCGAACCAGTTCGTGAACGCCAAGCTCCTGGTCGACACGGTGCGGGACGCGCCGGTGATCCCGGCGGCGGCGGTGCTGCGGGGCACGCCCGGCACCTTCGTGTACCTGCTCGGCGAGGACGGCAAGGTCTCGGTGCGGCCGATCACGGTCGGCGAGACGGACGGCAATCGGACCGTGGTGACGTCCGGGCTGAAGCCCGGCGACCAAGTGGTGGTCGACGGGACGGACCGCCTGCGCGACGGGGCCGAGGTGAAGGTGGCGGCGCGCGCCGCGCCCGAGGCGAGGGCGGGCGGGGCGGAGCCGGCGGCCAGGCCGGCCGCGGAGCCGGCCGCGGGCGAGGCGCGCCCCCGCGCCGAGGCCGAGGCGCCGCCGGCCGAGGGCGAGCGCCCGCACCGGCGGCGGCGGCCGCCGACGCCGTGAGGCGCGCCGCGTGAACCCCTCCCGCCTCTTCATCCTGCGCCCGGTCGCCACCACGCTCCTGATGCTGGCGATCCTGCTCACCGGGCTCCTGTCCTACCTGAACCTGCCGCTCTCGGCCCTGCCCTCCGTCGATTACCCGACGATCCAGGTCCAGACCTTCTACCCGGGCGCCAGCCCCGAGGTGATGACCTCGGCCGTGACCGCCCCGCTCGAGCGGCAGTTCGGGCAGCTTGCCAACCTCAACCAGATGACCTCGCAATCCTCCGCGGGCGCCTCGGTCATCACGCTCCAGTTCAACCTCGACCTCTCTCTCGACATCGCCACCCAGGAGGTGCAGGCCGCGATCAACGCGGCCGGCAACCTGCTGCCGAGCGACCTGCCGGCCCCGCCCGTCTACGCCAAGGTGAACCCGGCCGACGCGCCGATCCTCACCCTCGCGCTCACCTCCAAGACCCTCGCGCTCACCCAGGTTCGCGACCTCGCCGAGACGCGCCTCGCCCAGAAGATCTCGCAGGTGGCCGGGGTCGGGCTCGTCACCATGGCGGGCGGGCAGCGCCCCGCCGTGCGGGTGCGCTTCAATTCCCGGGCGCTCGCCGCCTACGGCCTCAACATCGACGACCTGCGCACCACGATCGCCAACCTGAACGTCAACACGCCCAAGGGCACGATCGACGGGCCGGCCCAGTCCTTCGCCATCAACGCCAACGACCAGATCCGCGACCCCGCCGTCTACCGGGACGCGATCATCGCCTACCGCAACGGCGCCCCCGTGACGCTCTCGGCCGTCGCCGACGTGGTCGAGGGGCCGGAGAACACCAAGCTCGGCGCCTGGATGGACACGACCCCCGCCATCATCCTCAACATCCAGCGCCAGCCCGGGGCCAACGTCATCGCGGTGGTGGACCGCATCAAGGCGCTGCTGCCGCAGCTCCAGGCGACCCTGCCGGCCGCGATCCAGGTCACCCCGCTCACCGACCGCACGGTGACGATCCGCGCCTCCGTGCACGACGTGCAGATGGAGCTGCTGCTCGCCATCGCGCTCGTCGTGCTGGTGATCTTCCTGTTCCTGCGCTCGCTGCCCGCGACCCTGATCCCGAGCCTGTCGGTCCCGCTCTCCCTGGTCGGGGCGCTCGCGGTCATGGACCTGTGGGGCTTCTCCCTCGACAACCTCTCGCTGATGGCCCTCACCATCGCCACCGGCTTCGTGGTCGACGACGCCATCGTGGTGATCGAGAACATCGCCCGCCACGTGGAGGAGGGCGCCTCGCCCTTCGAGGCGGCCCTCAAGGGCTCGGAGGAGATCGGGTTCACCATCATCTCGCTGACCGTGTCGCTGCTCGCGGTGCTGATCCCGCTCCTGTTCATGGGCGAGGTGGTGGGGCGGCTCTTCCACGAATTCGCGATCACGCTCGCGGCGACCATCGTCATCTCGGGCATCGTCTCGCTCACCCTGGTGCCGATGCTCTGCGCCCGGCTGCTGCGCCACGCGCCGCCGCGGGCGCGGCGCGAGGGCCGCCTCGCGCGGGCCGGGCGCTGGACCATGGAGGCGGGGATCGGCCTCTACGGGCGCACCCTGCGCGGCGTGCTGAACCACCAGGGGCTCACCCTCGTGGTGGCGCTCGGCACCCTCATCCTCACTTTCCACCTCTACGTCGTCATCCCGAAGGGCTTCTTCCCGGTCCAGGATACGGGCCTGATCCAGGGCATCTCGCAGGCCGACCAGACCGTGTCCTTCGCGGCCATGGCCGAGCGCCAGCAGCGCCTCGCCGAGGCGATCCTGAAGGATCCG
This window harbors:
- a CDS encoding multidrug efflux RND transporter permease subunit → MNPSRLFILRPVATTLLMLAILLTGLLSYLNLPLSALPSVDYPTIQVQTFYPGASPEVMTSAVTAPLERQFGQLANLNQMTSQSSAGASVITLQFNLDLSLDIATQEVQAAINAAGNLLPSDLPAPPVYAKVNPADAPILTLALTSKTLALTQVRDLAETRLAQKISQVAGVGLVTMAGGQRPAVRVRFNSRALAAYGLNIDDLRTTIANLNVNTPKGTIDGPAQSFAINANDQIRDPAVYRDAIIAYRNGAPVTLSAVADVVEGPENTKLGAWMDTTPAIILNIQRQPGANVIAVVDRIKALLPQLQATLPAAIQVTPLTDRTVTIRASVHDVQMELLLAIALVVLVIFLFLRSLPATLIPSLSVPLSLVGALAVMDLWGFSLDNLSLMALTIATGFVVDDAIVVIENIARHVEEGASPFEAALKGSEEIGFTIISLTVSLLAVLIPLLFMGEVVGRLFHEFAITLAATIVISGIVSLTLVPMLCARLLRHAPPRARREGRLARAGRWTMEAGIGLYGRTLRGVLNHQGLTLVVALGTLILTFHLYVVIPKGFFPVQDTGLIQGISQADQTVSFAAMAERQQRLAEAILKDPDVVSVSSFIGVDGQNVTLNSGRFLINLRPREARAEHAGAIIRRIAARTAEVPGTTLYMQPVQDLTIDTAVSPTQYQFILENPDLNAFEAWVPRFVERLRRIPDLADVASDRQANGLAAHITIDRATAGRYGITPASVDNALYDAFGQRIISTIFTQSNQYRVILEADPDLHRTLASLNRIYLPSSTAQNGQVPLSAIATVTEKRAPLLISHLGQFPATTISFNLAPGASLGPAVAAIEAARAEIGLPDSFQLVFQGSALAFQSSLKNTLFLVLAAIVTVYIVLGVLYESFIHPITILSTLPSAGIGALAGLMLFGLDLDIIGIIGIVLLIGIVKKNAIMMIDFALQAEREEGKSPRDAIYEACLLRFRPIMMTTFAALFAAVPMIFGSGTGAELRQPLGISIAGGLIVSQVLTLYTTPVIYLAFDRLARRLGGRRRGGLAPGGAVP
- a CDS encoding MdtA/MuxA family multidrug efflux RND transporter periplasmic adaptor subunit translates to MNELSPIRTDDAVEAGSRRRRRWPFWLLVLLALAGGGVWAFRDSLPNGFQFQVKQAAKPEMGRRGGRRFAGGDGPQAVGVATVVTGEMPVVLSGLGTVTPLATVTVRSQVSGYLTRIGFREGQHVREGDFLAQIDVRPYEALLAQYQGQLQRDQALLQNARLDLTRYQTLNRQDSISKQNVDTQAATVKQYEGVVASDQAQIDQQKLNIQYGRITAPVDGRVGLRQIDQGNYVTAASTSIVVVTQLQPISVLFTLPEDVLARVMARLRGGAKLPVRIFDRSDTAEIASGMLDTVDNQIDVTTGTVKLRALFPNADDRLFPNQFVNAKLLVDTVRDAPVIPAAAVLRGTPGTFVYLLGEDGKVSVRPITVGETDGNRTVVTSGLKPGDQVVVDGTDRLRDGAEVKVAARAAPEARAGGAEPAARPAAEPAAGEARPRAEAEAPPAEGERPHRRRRPPTP